A single window of Raphanus sativus cultivar WK10039 unplaced genomic scaffold, ASM80110v3 Scaffold2455, whole genome shotgun sequence DNA harbors:
- the LOC130505649 gene encoding uncharacterized protein LOC130505649 yields the protein MGKKENEMSAMEIDDPKSDGSEQILPRFSMNVLQLMKTSQSQHGLRRGDYARYRRYCSARLRRLYKSLKFTHGRGKYTRRAILESTVTDVRFLHVVFYMAERAWSHAMEKRQLPDGPNARQRIYLIGRLRKAVKWASLFSSLSSIKTDSRTSLEAEAYASYMKGTLLFEQDLNWETALSCFKNASAVYAELGKYGDLENQVLCRERVEELDPSIRYCQLKIGKSNLQTSELLQIDEMEGPALDLFKAKIEAAMEEARSQQAASLTEFNWLGYRFPVSNPKSRVSILKAQDFEKELQGPGAESLTAEKKLTIYDKLFTAYNDARNTIRSDLVSAGNAESVKDDLNGLDKAVGAVLGQRTIERNQLLVKIAKSKLNRKRDDKTEKITKPEELVRLYDLLLQNVTDLSDLISSGRDRKPEEIALEEECLHKSLAFRAERCFYLAKSYSLAGKRVEAYALYCRARSLAEDALGKFQSTAKKDEGTIQELKALSKECRANSCIEHATGIMEEEKAPENLSKKISTISLNDKATKVEEKYLVDKLEVYESAVGDGNAKMAPKIERFPPAFQSIPRNPIVLDLAYNCIEFPALEERKKKVQRGFISRLWGGRNSTTG from the exons ATGGGGAAGAAGGAGAACGAGATGTCAGCAATGGAGATCGACGATCCGAAATCGGACGGCTCTGAACAGATCCTTCCCAGGTTCTCGATGAATG TTCTGCAGCTGATGAAAACTTCTCAGTCGCAGCATGGTCTGCGTCGTGGTGACTATGCTCGCTATCG GAGGTATTGCTCAGCACGGTTGAGGAGGCTTTACAAGTCCTTGAAGTTTACTCATGGTCGTGGTAAATACACTCGCCGTGCCATCCTTGAATCAACTGTCACTGATGTTAG GTTCCTCCATGTGGTTTTCTATATGGCGGAAAGAGCATGGAGCCATGCAATGGAAAAAAGACAGCTACCAGATGGGCCTAATGCAAGGCAGCGGATATATTTAATCGGTAGGCTGCGGAAGGCAGTAAAATGGGCTTCGCTTTTCTCAAGTCTGAGCTCTATTAAGACAGACTCCAGAACATCTTTGGAAGCTGAG GCATATGCTTCCTATATGAAAGGCACCCTGTTGTTTGAGCAAGATTTAAATTGGGAAACTGCGTTGTCATGTTTCAAAAACGCCAG TGCTGTTTATGCGGAACTCGGGAAATATGGTGATCTAGAGAACCAAGTTCTTTGTCGGGAACGGGTTGAGGAGCTTGACCCCAGTATTCGATACTGCCAACTCAAAATTGGCAAATCAAACTTGCAGACATCTGAACTACTTCAGATTGATGAGATGGAAGGTCCTGCATTGGATCTTTTCAAAGCAAAGATAGAG GCTGCTATGGAAGAGGCCAGATCTCAACAAGCTGCATCTCTTACAGAGTTTAATTGGCTTGGCTACAGATTTCCAGTTTCCAACCCAAAATCTCGGGTTTCTATTTTAAAAG CCCAAGACTTTGAGAAGGAGCTACAGGGTCCAGGAGCAGAATCTCTCACTGCAGAGAAAAAACTGACCatatatgataaattattcaCTGCATATAATGATGCTCGGAACACCATACGCAGTGACTTG GTAAGTGCAGGAAATGCTGAATCCGTTAAAGATGATCTAAATGGTCTGGACAAAGCTGTTGGAGCTGTGCTAGGACAAAGAACCATTGAAAGGAACCAGTTGTTGGTTAAAATAGCAAAGAGTAAACTGAACAGGAAACGTGATGATAAAACTGAAAAGATTACCAAGCCTGAGGAGCTTGTTCGATTGTATGACCTTCTGTTACAG AATGTCACTGATCTTTCTGACCTCATTAGCTCTGGAAGAGACAGGAAACCTGAAGAGATTGCCCTGGAAGAAGAGTGTCTGCACAAAAGCTTAGCCTTTCGTGCTGAAAG GTGCTTCTACTTGGCAAAGTCATATAGTTTAGCAGGAAAAAGGGTTGAAGCATATGCCTTATATTGTCGAGCTCGTTCTCTAGCTGAAGATGCCCTGGGCAAGTTTCAGAGCACAGCAAAGAAAGATGAG GGAACAATCCAGGAACTGAAGGCACTGAGCAAGGAATGCAGAGCTAATAGTTGCATAGAACATGCGACCGGTATCATGGAGGAAGAGAAGGCACCAGAGAACCTATCAAAGAAAATCTCAACCATATCACTAAACGATAAAGCCACAAAG GTGGAGGAGAAATACCTGGTAGATAAACTGGAGGTGTATGAATCAGCAGTGGGAGATGGGAACGCAAAAATGGCACCAAAGATTGAAAGGTTTCCACCTGCGTTCCAGTCAATACCACGGAACCCAATTGTTCTAGACCTGGCCTACAATTGCATTGAGTTCCCGGCACTtgaagaaaggaagaagaaagtcCAGAGAGGTTTCATCAGCCGTCTCTGGGGCGGACGAAATTCCACCACAGGTTGA